GCTCGGGCGCTGCCCCGAGTGTGGCGGCTGGAACACTTACGTGGAGGAGGCCGATCAGCCGCGCGGCGGGAGCGATGTGCCCGCGACCATGCGCGTGGCGCCCGAACCGATCGCGGCCGCGGCCCTGACCGAACGGCCGCGGCTGGAGTCCGGCCTGGCCGAACTCGACCGCGTACTGGGCGGCGGCATCGTGCCGGGATCCCTGGTGCTGCTCGGGGGCGAACCGGGTGCCGGCAAGAGTACCCTGACGATGCAGGTGTCCCACGCCCTGGCGCGCGCCGGGCACCGCGTGCTGTACGTGACGGGCGAGGAGTCGATCGCCCAGGTGAGGCTGCGGGCAGCGCGCCTGGGCGTGGACGCGCCCGGCATGCTGGTGCTGGCCGAGACCGATCTCGACTGCATCCTGGAAGCCGTCTCGGCGGGCAAGCCCGATTGGGTCGTCATCGATTCGATCCAGGCCGTTCACGATCCCCGCCTGGCGTCCGCGCCAGGCTCGGTGAGCCAGGTGCGGGAGGCGACCGCCCAGGTCATGCGGGTGGCCAAGCACGCCGGTCCCGCGGTCTGCCTGGTCGGGCACGTGACCAAGGAGGGGACCCTCGCGGGCCCCCGCGTGCTCGAGCACATGGTGGACACGGTGCTTTCCTTCGAGGGTGACCGCTTTCGCACCTACCGCCTGCTGCGGGCGGTGAAGAACCGCTTCGGGTCCACGCAGGAAGTGGGCGTCTTCGAGATGACGGGCGGCGGCCTGCGCGAGGTGGCCAATCCGTCCGCCCTCTTCCTCGCCGAGCGCGCGCCCGATGCCACCGGAAGCGCCATCGCCGTGCCGATGGAAGGCACGCGGCCGTTGCTCGTCGAGGTGCAGGCCCTGGTGGCCCCCACGTTCATGGCCGCGCCACGGCGCGCGGCCAACGGCGTGGACGTCTCGCGCCTCGTGCAGATCCTCGCCGTCCTCGAGCGGCGCGTGGGCTTCAAGTTGAGCCGGGCGGACGTCTACGCGAGCGTCGTGGGCGGCCTCGAGGTGGCCGAACCGGCCGCGGACCTGGCCATTGCCCTTGCGGTCGCGTCGGGGATGCGCGATCGCGCCCTGCCGCCCGATCTGGTAGCGATCGGCGAGATCGGCCTGGGGGGCGAGGTCCGCAGCGTCGCGCAAGCCGGCGCGAGGCTCCGCGAGGCGTGGAAACTGGGCTTCAAGCGGGCGGTGCTACCGGCCGGCAACATGGAGGAATTGGCCGCTCCGCCGGGCATGGTGCTTGCGCCGGTGAGTCGCCTGGTAGACGCCCTTGTCGCCGGACTCGGCACGATGCCGGCCGGCGACAGCGAGCAACTCTCTCTGGACGAGGCGGAACCTACCGCCCCGTTTTAGGCCAGGAGGGGTCTAGCCCTTCTTGCCCTTGGCCTTGGGGGCCGCGGCGGGCTTGGCCTTCGAGGAGGCTTTCGGCCCGGCCTTGGGAGCGGGCTTGCTGCTCTTGGC
This Candidatus Tanganyikabacteria bacterium DNA region includes the following protein-coding sequences:
- the radA gene encoding DNA repair protein RadA; its protein translation is MPKVRTRFVCQECGDVKPRGLGRCPECGGWNTYVEEADQPRGGSDVPATMRVAPEPIAAAALTERPRLESGLAELDRVLGGGIVPGSLVLLGGEPGAGKSTLTMQVSHALARAGHRVLYVTGEESIAQVRLRAARLGVDAPGMLVLAETDLDCILEAVSAGKPDWVVIDSIQAVHDPRLASAPGSVSQVREATAQVMRVAKHAGPAVCLVGHVTKEGTLAGPRVLEHMVDTVLSFEGDRFRTYRLLRAVKNRFGSTQEVGVFEMTGGGLREVANPSALFLAERAPDATGSAIAVPMEGTRPLLVEVQALVAPTFMAAPRRAANGVDVSRLVQILAVLERRVGFKLSRADVYASVVGGLEVAEPAADLAIALAVASGMRDRALPPDLVAIGEIGLGGEVRSVAQAGARLREAWKLGFKRAVLPAGNMEELAAPPGMVLAPVSRLVDALVAGLGTMPAGDSEQLSLDEAEPTAPF